The sequence AACTTCCAGCTCTGCTTGGTCACCGCGTGGGTGAACACGCTGCCAGGCCGGTTCTTCAGCACCTTGTAGTCCTCGATGCCCGCCTCGTAGGTGCCGGTCGCCGCGCCCGTCGCAGCCTGGTACAGGCCGTTGTTGGCGTTGGTCACGCCGGTCCAGCCGCGACCGTAGAACGGGATGCCCAGCACGATCTTGTTGGCCGGTGCGCCGGCGGCGATCAGGGCGTTGACCGCGCTGTCGATGTTGTAGCTGGCGCCGAGCGTGGTGGCCGAGTTCGGGCTGGCCGGATCGTTGTACAGGTGCGAGTGGAAGTCCGTCGGACCCTTGGCATCCCAGCCGCCATGGAAGTCGTAGGACATCACGTTGATCCAGTCGAGGTACTGGCTGTAGTTGCCCGGCTCGGTCATGTCGATCTTGTCCTTGCCGGCACCGATCGCCACGGTCAGCTTGTAGGTCTTGCCGGTGGTCGCCGTCAGGGCCGTCAGCTGGGTGCGGAACTCCTTCAGCAGCAAGGTGAAGTTCTGCTTGTCGGCCGGGCTCACGGTGTTGTAGCCGAAGCCCTGCACGCCCGGGAATTCCCAGTCGATGTCGATGCCGTCGAACACGCCCGCCGCCGCACCGGTGCCGCCCGCGCCGTCATAGCTCGGCAGGTTGCCCTTGATGTAGACGTTGATGCAGCTCGAGACCAGCTGCTTGCGCAGCGCGTCGGTGGCCGAGGCCGCCGAGAACCACTTGGACCAGGACCAGCCGCCGATCGAGATCATCGGGCTCAGGCCGGGGTACTTGGCCTTCAGCCGCTTGATCTGGCCGAAGTTGCCGCGCAGCGGGCTGTCCCACTTGTCGGCCACGCCGTCGACCGAACCGGCCGCGTCGAACGACTTGCTGTAGTCGGCGAACGGATCGCCGCCATCGCCGTTACCCGATTCGGTACGGTACTGGATGTCGCATTCGTAGCCGCCGTTCTTCTGGTAGACGTTGCCGAAGGCGTAGTTCAGGAAGGTCATCTTGGCGGCCGAGCCCGAGGTGTCGATGTTCTTCACCTGGTAGTTGCGGCCGTAGATGCCCCATTGCGCGAAGTAGGAACCGACCTGGCGCGCGCTGGGCGTCGGGGTCGGAGTCGGCGTGGGGGTCGGCGTCGGGGTCGGCGTCGGGGTCGGCGTCGGGGTGGCCGTCGGAGTCGGAGTCGGCGTCGGGCTCGGCCTCGGCGTCGGGGTGGCCGTCGGCGTGGGGGTCGGCGTCGCAGTAGGCGTCGGGGTGGGGGTCGGGCTCGGCTTCGGGGTCGGGGTGGCCGTCGGAGTCGGCGTGGGGGTCGGCGTCGGAGTGGGGGTCGGCGTGGGCGTCGGGGTCGGCGTACCGGTGCAGGTGCCTTGCGAGCTCCACAGCGACGGCGTCGTGGACGGGTACCAGTTGGTGCCGGCGTAGGCGGTGTGCGACACCAGCGCCTTGTAGTTGCTGCCCGCGTAGGACACCACGGTGTTGACCGCGTAGTAGGTGTTGTTCTGGGTCCAGGTGGCGGCACAGGCGGCGGCCAGCGCACTCGGCGAGTACAGGGCGCCGGCGGCGGCCAGGCTCAGGGTGACGGCGGTCAGGCCGAAACGGCGGGGCGGCTTACGAGTTGCTTGCATGCAGAAGTCTCCATCCGAGAAGGATCAAGCGAGGTAGCCGGATTGAACCCCGGTCTGATTTGTTCGATCCCGTCGCCCCCGCAACCATAACGACGTGATCCAGATCATTGGGTCGTGCGTTTTTGCCGCTGCATGTAATACCGGACTGGTCCAAACGGCTCGGACGATACCGGTATTATCATATTGGTCATATGTTGTTTTAATTTGGTATTGGCCGATGCTAGGGCATGCAAAAAATGGGTGTCAATAGCGTTCGGTCAGAAAGCAAGTGGTCCTCCCGGCAGCGTAGCAAATATAAAATTCGCTACACAAAATGATGCAGCGCAATAAATCGTCTCGCGAAACCGGCATCTCAGAGCTTGCAATCCTTATTCAACGCCATATCCGAACCTGCCACCCGACTTTGCATCGCAGCATGAAAAACGGACAACCCGCACCGCCGCGGCCGGAACACCGCCTTCGGCCGTCACATGCTTGTAGTCTTGCTACGCGGCATGAATACGACGCTCGGCGCCAGGAAGGCCCGAACGCCGTCCCGGCGGGACGCTCGCCCTTGTGGCATGGCGCTCTGGATATAAAGTGGACTTATATAAGCAAAAGGCGATTCACGGCATCCGGCCAGCCGCGAATCCACCCTGCCGGTATTCGCCGGCCGCTGCGCCAAGCCGGCTCCGGCAAGGCCATCCGGCTCGAAGCCGGGCAAGAAAACGGACAATCGGGCCGCGATGGCCGGCCGGTTTACGAATGGATACGGACAGGAATTGCGGCAGGCCCGAAATCGCCGTGCGCATTGATTGAACGGGACTTGAACCGGCATGAAGCGCGATGGCCGGCCATTCGATCCAATTGGGTGCATTGACCAATCGCCCGACGCACCGGATTCAGGCATTCATCCATCGCGGCGATTTAATTCGGGAGCCTGGTCAATACAGGAATCGATCCGGCCCGATCGGCCATTTGCACC is a genomic window of Chitinimonas koreensis containing:
- a CDS encoding glycosyl hydrolase family 18 protein, with translation MQATRKPPRRFGLTAVTLSLAAAGALYSPSALAAACAATWTQNNTYYAVNTVVSYAGSNYKALVSHTAYAGTNWYPSTTPSLWSSQGTCTGTPTPTPTPTPTPTPTPTPTPTATPTPKPSPTPTPTPTATPTPTPTATPTPRPSPTPTPTPTATPTPTPTPTPTPTPTPTPTPTPSARQVGSYFAQWGIYGRNYQVKNIDTSGSAAKMTFLNYAFGNVYQKNGGYECDIQYRTESGNGDGGDPFADYSKSFDAAGSVDGVADKWDSPLRGNFGQIKRLKAKYPGLSPMISIGGWSWSKWFSAASATDALRKQLVSSCINVYIKGNLPSYDGAGGTGAAAGVFDGIDIDWEFPGVQGFGYNTVSPADKQNFTLLLKEFRTQLTALTATTGKTYKLTVAIGAGKDKIDMTEPGNYSQYLDWINVMSYDFHGGWDAKGPTDFHSHLYNDPASPNSATTLGASYNIDSAVNALIAAGAPANKIVLGIPFYGRGWTGVTNANNGLYQAATGAATGTYEAGIEDYKVLKNRPGSVFTHAVTKQSWKFDGTNFWSYDTPAVIQTKIDYVKAKGLRGLMSWSLDGDTTDGELMTKMSTVK